A stretch of DNA from Hydra vulgaris chromosome 03, alternate assembly HydraT2T_AEP:
TTTGTATTGTGCGAGTAACAtaagcattttgttttttttccagcCAGTCTGCAAACAGTGGATCATCTTTTGCCCGCAATAAACAGAGTTCATAAAAATTGCTAGTATCTTCAACTTTCCCTTGAATTGCTAGTCCATgagaagataaaaatataatgttttcaataatttttcgCAGCATTTTCCGATTGTGGACTTTATGTTCTGAATGTTGACTGGATACAATTTCCCCCACATCTTGCTTAGATTTTAATGCATCAGACTCAACAGCGGTTCTATGGCATGCAGACAACTGATgatttttaaaagcttcaatATCTTTCTTCCAGTTAATAAATCCTTTATTGATGAACGACATATCAACTGAATGTGTTCCGATAAGTATTATGTATctgtaatataataaatattaagtcTCTTCTCATTATATTTAACCATGCACATGTGGCAAAGAACAGAATCATTGGCTTCATTATAATGAAGCCATGGAAAGATGTCAAACCAATGTTGTTGAAAACATCGTCTCTTGTCCTTACCAAATGTTTTATATGGAAACTTGAATGATTGATCTGGTTAATTTTTAGGGACTGAAAAGCCTTGTACACACGGCGACTCGGGGAATGGTTCGGAAGAGGCCGAGGGTTGTAGCACACCCTTATCTTGAACACACTGAGACTCGGGGAATGCTTCGGTTGTAGCGAGAAATAATGAAGAATGTCTCTCGATTTAGATGCTTCTTTAGCTAACAAACGCCTATTACTTGCTTTTTTCACTTCTGCACCCGAAAGTTTGCGTTTTGGTGGcatctctaaaataaaaataaagattttaaataattaatttgttattaaatgaaatgGGGCACAAGTTCAAATACAACAAcagattaaattattattttatttatgattaaaaaaaaaaatttatttttattaaaatacttaccATTATATAGTCTAAATGCTAGGCATGATAGCATATagtatttaccttttttttatagtggcatttaaaaaataaaacttatgtcaatatataatataataaatacttctattatataattataatatatataaagaataaaattattattagaaattttttgctttaatatttatatatataggaattttatattacttaagaacaattaattaaaatttgattattcaATTCAACAAAACAATcttgatttataaataataatttccaTCATTaagaaatttcttattttaagccAATTTTGGAAGgactctgataaaaaaatagaacaacataatcttttgaaatataaattactttcgGGCATATTAACATATGTAGCAATTTTAGAATATATCGTTATAGTTATGTTGCCAAAACAAGAGACCGAATGGAATGGAAATTAACCTCGTCCAATATATCAATTATAAtctctaaaataataatgtaaagcGTTTCAAAAACTTACGTTTAAAAACTTCTCGTTTGTGTTCAAATTTGAAACAgcgcaattttaaataaattatttccgTATTCGAAAATAAACGTATTACGAAtcgaataatttttacttttgcgTGCATGTGTGGTTTTTTCAGATAATCGGCATTTTGGCGCTATCAAAACAATGTTACTTATCGGTAAATATCTTGCTaatcaattgttaaaaaatttaaccaagACAATAAgaccaaaaaaaagttaatacaaaaatatatatatatatttttttaaatagatatattttaaacaattttttttaacaatttaaaaaaaaaaatttttttcaggggcaataattttttaaaggcaCAACTAAAAAGGGCGCCATCATTTTTTCTCGGGGGGCTCTGGCCCACCCGTGCCACTGGTTCCGAAACccataatatataattttttatgccTTTAAAGAGAATTACTATTCGAATTTAAATTAGTTGTCAATGTTATGCCATCCAAATGTTATTCAAAGAATGCGAGGTCGCagcgaaaagatttttgttaaaacgATTGGCAcgctgatctcaaaatataacaaaaacactcaaaatataatatattttgagatcagtgcgGCTGGCAGCGAGTTTACATTgtcatattttaaattgtcatatttttttaacgcaAAGTTTTTAGGGTCGATACTTTTTTCCAGTGAGAAAATCCAGGTTTcacgttttttgtaaaatgaagacccgaattttttaaatttatttaaaccgtTTGAActcattttcttataataatttgcgatatataattaatttaatatttttattatattagattatttttaatatacaatagCAAAAGACAATTAAATTAGctaaaagagaatttttaaacgATAACTGGAAATAAACTCTCTCCACATGTTTCCAGTATTCTATTATGTTCTTAAAGTAAGGTACTTGTGTCGCAGGTGTGCAAAAGTATCTTAAGACTGATagtatattatacttttttaaaccgtgttgtgttttaaaaatgccTGACACATGCAGAACTAAATGAGCACACGCGAGATGTTTACTCGTAacagtattatttttttcaaactttgtgTTTGTTGACCtgatgtaaaaacaaataaagatttatGTAAGTACATAATCTacattatgttatttaaatgtttataccaGAATCATCAACCTACTGCTCGTAAGCAGGTTGCCGACCCTGGTAAAACATTTGATGTTAAAACCTCAATGTTATAATGCGACTCTCCAGCTGCATGCacaaatactattataatattatatatatatatatatatatatatatatatatatatatatatatatatatatatatatatatactattattgaAAACATAATATTAGTAGCTCTTAAAAAACtagaaagtttttataaattaaaattataaactttggGTCTTCCGTCTTAAAAGATTGCTAACCTCTTGTTTATACAAATTATCAAATGCATTATTTTGTTATGCTTGACTCTATTAGAAGTAGTTTGCTTTCAATGTAAAATTGGATTATGTCTAAAGTTAAAGTAAGGAGGATTGGGACATTCACATTTGCGACTCCACACTGtacataaattatgataaaaatcttatgataaatatttaacattaactAGGAGTAGGTTGACTACCGTTATCCCAAATTACATAAATGCTAACGTTATCCatacaaaaacaatatatatatatatatatatatatatatatatatatatatatatatatatatatatatatatatatatatatatatatatatatatatatatatattgtttttgtaatatgtatgtatttcaTAACTTTCAGATTAGTTgagtgaatttaattttttttaccttctatCATGCgctgaaaaaagtttaaaccaaTAGTGTTGCATGTAGTAATCACTTTTAGTCCTATTCACTTTTTGTTCAGGGCAAgcctttataattttaaatggtttaccGGAAAAAACCCTAATTCCGGATGGTTTAGGACTTAAACTGTCATAACTAGCtcaatataaagaattttgaaataatttttttaaataaataaacttcataaCAAGACAAATCaaacgatataaaaaatattgtttttgcaaaataaatctatcttttatttttattttcaaaaaatattgtttttatctggAATTAGGTGTTTATGTCCCTAATTCCGGATGCgtataaaatacagaaaaacacatacacaaataatactaacattaaaataattattttaatctattaaaaaaatgaaatcgtttaataaaaaaagaatatatattattttatacacatttgttacaaataaattcCATAGTTGGACGATAATCAAAGGCACATTCAATGCATGACCAATTTGAACACTGCTCACACGCAAGCCATTGGTTATCTAAGTTATTTGTCCAATTAATTTCGCAAGAATAACATAGAAGATCATCAgatactaaaattttaattgaggCTTGAGAAAAAATGAGGGTCTTCTAATTGATTCTCTGTCTTTATACCTTTTTTATCTGGTATTTTAGACGACTGACTTTGtctcaacttttttattcttctcTTTTCTGTgcatcccagtgggcacggtacgtttttaaaacgttttttagacgtttttataaggtttaaacctaataaaaacaTCCAaagaacgttttaaaaacgtactgtgcccactgggattttttgctttttgagtagcagtggaaatttttttttgttctctagTAAATTTCTTTGCAGCttgtttatctaatttttgtttttttgatgtttgttcAGCTTCATCGTATGGCATCCGAATGGCATCCGCCGAAGTCATATTATAATTAGCTGGTCGCTTTATTCTCTCACTTTTTTGAACTCTTTTATTTAGAGTTGGTGTCAATTGATCTCGAAGCATATTTAACActgatttgtttatatctttgcCCACTTGTTGAGCAGCATTATTCAAAGTAGCAAagcttttaagcaaaaattcaCGATTTGACATTCTTGACGGTGTGTTAGGTGTATTGGGAGCATTTCCCATAACTAATGGACTAGATACTGTTGaagaatcaaataaattttcaatattgttgttttcgACAGCTTGAAACACAGCACCAATGGAAGTTTTTTCAGAAGAAATTTGCGAACGATCGAGTGGAAATAtaccaatatttttgaaaccacTCCGTGCATTTTCAGGTTTAAACCCACCATTTTGGATGAGATCCTTAAACATGGCCGGAAAATGTCAATTAGTCAGACTTTGAAAGTGATTTTTAGTCAAATAACTTTCGACAATTCTCTTCCATGCAccttttactgttttaaaaacgcCAACATCTAGTAACTGTAAAAAACGGCTGGTATGAGCCGGCAAACGCCAAAGTAAAATAGAATTctctaaagcttttttttcaactcTAAGCTCATATGTGAAGCATGGCCATCaagtattaaaactttaaatccTGAAAGTTTGTTTGCGTGAggcaaaaaaactgttttaaaccACGACAAAAAATGTTCAGATTCCATCCAGCCTGAACTACTACTGTTATAATGAACATTCTGGGCACCGCCTTTGCACCAGTCTTTCATAACATGTTTgcctttataaattatttgatgagGTAAATAATTACCGAATGCGTCACAACAAGTCAAGATTGTCGTCATTTGCTTTTCATTCGATGGTGCTAgctttttagggttttttgttCCTTTTCTACAAATAGTTTTGACTTTGCATTGATCAAATTGCGAACCAGACTCATCacagttaaatatttgaaacgaCTTATCGCCTAAATTATGTTCATTATATGCTACTGCTAATTGCTCAAACCAATTGTCAATTATAGCTGGTTGTGTGGCCACAGCTTTAATAGTTTGCATACCGCTTACTTTTCttgggtaaatttttttacgatATTTATTCATGAAACCGGAGTACCATTTTCTAGTCGGTTTGCCGTCTTTAAATAGACTACGTTggtttgattcttttaaatagttttcaacaacaataaacaCGTCTTTTCTATTCAAGCCGAAGCCTATATCactcataaattttaataaatcaacgATAATAGCTTCAGTGATGTTGCTCATCTTTCTTGGCGCTCCTCGATTATTAGATGATTCTTTTGTTCTGTCAAAAAGTGTAGATTTTGCCACATTATAACACTTAGCAGCTTGTacgtatgaaatttttttttcagtaatagtTTGAATAGCTAGCTGGATTCGACTCTCTCgctcttctttttgtttaaaattatccaTATTCTTCAATACAGTAATACAATTAACACAAATGCGTTAACTTTATGGAGGCTAAAAAAAATAGCTGTATCTGGATTAGTGTCAATTATTTTTTCCCTGgtggctattttattttttgttacttttatgaacataatatattatatt
This window harbors:
- the LOC136078442 gene encoding uncharacterized protein LOC136078442; translated protein: MDNFKQKEERESRIQLAIQTITEKKISYVQAAKCYNVAKSTLFDRTKESSNNRGAPRKMSNITEAIIVDLLKFMSDIGFGLNRKDVFIVVENYLKESNQRSLFKDGKPTRKWYSGFMNKYRKKIYPRKVSGMQTIKAVATQPAIIDNWFEQLAVAYNEHNLGDKSFQIFNCDESGSQFDQCKVKTICRKGTKNPKKLAPSNEKQMTTILTCCDAFGNYLPHQIIYKGKHVMKDWCKGGAQNVHYNSSSSGWMESEHFLSWFKTVFLPHANKLSGFKVLILDGHASHMSLELKKKL